The following are from one region of the Granulicella aggregans genome:
- the rpsQ gene encoding 30S ribosomal protein S17 has protein sequence MAETVNTTPATTDATAEAAATRRNEKVGLVVSTKMQKTIVVEIEMRKAHPKYKRVMKSNKKFYAHDEQNSARVGDVVRIREARPLSKLKRWSLEEIVRRSSLAQAEDKAPVAAPAK, from the coding sequence ATGGCAGAGACAGTGAACACTACCCCCGCAACTACGGACGCAACGGCTGAAGCAGCGGCTACGCGCCGCAACGAGAAGGTCGGCCTCGTCGTTTCGACGAAGATGCAGAAGACGATCGTGGTTGAGATCGAGATGCGCAAGGCGCATCCGAAGTACAAGCGCGTGATGAAGTCGAATAAGAAGTTCTACGCGCACGACGAGCAGAACTCCGCCCGCGTCGGCGATGTGGTCCGCATCCGCGAGGCGCGTCCGCTTTCGAAGCTGAAGCGCTGGTCGCTCGAGGAGATTGTTCGCCGCTCCTCGCTCGCGCAGGCTGAAGACAAGGCCCCGGTCGCTGCACCGGCGAAGTAG
- the rplN gene encoding 50S ribosomal protein L14 gives MSVQMRTMLDVADNSGARKLQVILPLGGGLGKKAGLGDVVTAAVKEASPDGTVKKGKVVKAVIVRTRKEYRRRDGTYIRFDQNAAVVINDSNEPVGTRVFGPVARELRDKKFLKIVSLAPEVI, from the coding sequence ATGTCAGTACAAATGAGAACAATGCTTGACGTGGCCGATAACTCGGGCGCACGCAAGTTGCAGGTAATCCTTCCGCTCGGCGGCGGGCTGGGCAAGAAGGCCGGTCTCGGCGATGTCGTTACGGCAGCGGTGAAGGAAGCTTCGCCCGATGGCACGGTCAAGAAGGGCAAGGTCGTGAAGGCGGTCATCGTCCGCACGCGCAAGGAGTATCGCCGCCGCGATGGCACGTATATCCGCTTCGATCAGAACGCGGCTGTCGTGATCAACGACTCGAACGAGCCGGTGGGAACGCGTGTCTTCGGACCTGTGGCCCGTGAACTTCGCGACAAGAAGTTTCTGAAGATTGTTTCGCTGGCACCTGAAGTTATCTAA
- the rplX gene encoding 50S ribosomal protein L24, producing MASIKIKRNDQVEVIAGKDKGKKGRVLRVIGEKNRLLVEGVMMMKKHVKPNPQRNIKGGIAEQEATIHISNVMLIDAEGNRTRVGTRVEGDKKVRVSKVSGNVIPEKKK from the coding sequence ATGGCAAGCATCAAGATCAAGCGGAATGACCAGGTTGAAGTAATTGCTGGCAAGGATAAGGGTAAGAAGGGCCGCGTCCTTCGTGTCATCGGAGAGAAGAACCGTCTGTTGGTTGAGGGCGTGATGATGATGAAGAAGCACGTGAAGCCGAACCCGCAGCGGAATATCAAGGGCGGCATTGCGGAGCAGGAAGCGACCATCCACATCTCGAATGTGATGCTGATCGACGCTGAGGGTAACAGGACGCGCGTCGGCACCCGGGTTGAGGGTGACAAGAAGGTTCGCGTTTCGAAGGTTTCGGGCAACGTGATTCCCGAGAAGAAGAAGTAA
- the rplE gene encoding 50S ribosomal protein L5, protein MAARFKEKYNNEIKQAIAKELNIENAMAIPKLEKIVINMGLGEATQNVKIMDPLVADLAAIAGQKPVTTKAKKSIAAFKVREGMPIGAMVTLRGDAMYEFLDRLISIALPRVRDFKGVSAKSFDGRGNYTLGLRDQLIFAEIDYAKVDKLKGMNVTIVTTAKDDNGARTLLKAFGMPFRTA, encoded by the coding sequence ATGGCGGCACGATTCAAAGAGAAGTACAACAACGAGATCAAGCAGGCGATCGCGAAGGAACTGAACATCGAGAACGCGATGGCGATTCCGAAGCTTGAGAAGATCGTCATCAACATGGGTCTGGGCGAAGCGACCCAGAACGTCAAGATCATGGACCCGCTCGTGGCTGATCTTGCTGCGATCGCCGGACAGAAGCCGGTTACGACTAAGGCGAAGAAGTCCATCGCGGCCTTCAAGGTTCGCGAGGGCATGCCCATCGGAGCGATGGTTACCCTGCGCGGCGATGCCATGTACGAGTTCCTGGACCGCCTGATTTCGATCGCGCTTCCGCGTGTTCGTGACTTCAAGGGTGTTTCGGCAAAGAGCTTCGATGGACGCGGCAACTACACGCTGGGTCTGCGCGATCAGCTCATCTTCGCTGAGATCGACTATGCGAAGGTTGACAAGCTCAAGGGCATGAACGTGACCATCGTGACGACCGCCAAGGACGATAATGGCGCTCGCACGCTGCTCAAAGCGTTCGGTATGCCCTTCCGTACTGCCTAA
- a CDS encoding type Z 30S ribosomal protein S14, whose product MATTAKRVKDARVPKFKSRQHNRCQICGRPRAFLRKFGVCRLCFRSLALKGEIPGVVKSSW is encoded by the coding sequence ATGGCAACTACAGCAAAGCGCGTCAAAGACGCACGAGTTCCGAAGTTCAAGTCCCGCCAGCACAACCGTTGCCAGATCTGCGGTCGTCCTCGCGCTTTCCTGCGTAAGTTCGGCGTCTGCCGTCTCTGCTTCCGTTCGCTCGCCCTCAAGGGTGAGATTCCGGGTGTTGTGAAGTCCAGCTGGTAA
- the rpsH gene encoding 30S ribosomal protein S8 — protein MNLTDPVADFLTRIRNSVRARHQKLDVPASKLKAEIARILKEEGYIANFKPAEENGMKVIRVYLKYGPNNESVIRDLKRISRPGCRVYLGRDEIRRVQGGLGISIMTTPKGVMTGRQARREGVGGEILAEVW, from the coding sequence ATGAACCTGACCGACCCAGTAGCAGATTTTTTGACCCGTATCCGCAACTCCGTCCGTGCCCGCCACCAGAAGCTTGACGTTCCCGCCTCGAAGTTGAAGGCGGAGATCGCTCGCATTCTGAAGGAAGAGGGTTACATCGCGAACTTCAAGCCTGCTGAAGAGAACGGCATGAAGGTGATCCGCGTGTACCTGAAGTACGGCCCGAACAACGAGTCCGTCATTCGCGACCTGAAGCGCATCTCGCGTCCCGGTTGCCGTGTTTACCTTGGCCGCGATGAGATTCGTCGCGTGCAGGGTGGACTTGGTATCTCGATCATGACGACCCCGAAGGGTGTTATGACTGGCCGCCAGGCTCGCCGTGAAGGCGTTGGCGGAGAGATTCTCGCCGAAGTTTGGTAA
- the rplF gene encoding 50S ribosomal protein L6: MSRIGKKPIPLPAGVKWTVNEEGTSVLVEGPKGKVNAILPGGIKLVVKEGNLIAERENDKQAAFHGLARALVFNAVTGVTTGWTKEIDIVGIGYRAELKGKNMVVFTLGYSHPIEFPLPTGIEVTIDPKQTHLTVSGIDRQKVGQIAADMRSLRKPDPYKNKGVRYTGEKLKKKVGKTGAK; the protein is encoded by the coding sequence ATGTCACGTATTGGTAAGAAGCCGATTCCGCTTCCGGCGGGCGTCAAGTGGACCGTCAACGAAGAGGGCACCTCTGTTCTTGTCGAAGGCCCGAAGGGCAAGGTCAACGCGATACTTCCTGGCGGCATCAAGCTCGTCGTCAAAGAGGGCAACCTTATCGCCGAGCGCGAGAACGATAAGCAGGCTGCGTTTCACGGGCTTGCTCGTGCGCTTGTGTTCAACGCGGTCACTGGCGTTACGACCGGCTGGACCAAAGAGATCGACATCGTCGGTATCGGATACCGTGCGGAGTTGAAGGGCAAGAACATGGTTGTGTTCACGCTCGGCTACTCCCACCCGATCGAGTTCCCGCTGCCTACCGGCATCGAGGTAACGATCGATCCGAAGCAGACTCACCTTACCGTTTCGGGCATCGATCGCCAGAAGGTCGGTCAGATTGCCGCCGACATGCGTTCGCTGCGTAAGCCTGATCCGTACAAGAACAAGGGCGTCCGCTACACCGGTGAGAAGCTGAAGAAGAAGGTCGGAAAGACCGGCGCCAAGTAA